AAGCGCCTCCTCACGTGCTCTTGTCATCCAACCACTTTCTCTGTAAAGAGACGTCTAGAACTttctccctcatctccctggAGCTTCCGGGAGCACCCGGAAACCCACGTGGCGTTCGCACAGAGTGCCTGGGACCGTCAGCTGCAGAGTTCCTGGCTGCACTGCTGAGACGAGCTCTTCAGCCCCTTCTGAGCAGGACTCCGGAGTCATCCACAGAGTCAGAGCAAGTCAGGAGACAGGCGGGGGCTTTGCCGGGGGCTGGACTCCACAGGTACCGGGGGCCCTGGgaaggagtggaggtggggggagggctacGGGCTGCTCGGTTGGGAGTGGGGGAGCGGCGGCGGAGGGCAGCGGGTTGAAGGGGGGCTGAGGGAAGGGTCCCCCTGTGTTCGGGTCCGAGGGGAGGACCGCTGGCTGCTGGGGTGGCTGGTGGGGGGCGTTTTCGAGTCGGGGTGCAGAGGGTGGGGCTAATGGCTAAGCGTGGGGGGGCCGGAGGAGAGGGCTTCCTGCTGGATGGGTGGGTCCGGCTTTGGGGGCCAGAGGAGAGGACGACtggctgtgggggtggggaggatgggatGGGCGGGCCCCCGCCCCACGGGCtgacaagggaggggagggctAACGGCTGCTGCGTGTggcgggaggaagggggaggtacTCCTGGCTGAGGCGGGGGTCGATGGGGAGGACTCCCGGGCGCGGGTTCGGTAGTTGTTAGGGGAGCTcccgccggggcggggcggggcggggcgtggggtgggggggaggacgcTCGTGGCACGAATGGGGCTCGGGCTCCCGGGTGGGCGGGGGCACGAGGGGTGGGCTCTGCGTCTGGGGTGCGAGAGCTGAGAGCCCCTGGTGCTGAGGGTGCTCGGAGGCGAGAGAGGCACTCAGATGTCTGTTCATGAGGGGGCGCCAGCGGAGAGTCAAGGTGAGGAGTCGAGGGAGCGCTGAGGGACCCCCGCGGGATCATCTCAGCCCTGAGAAGCCCTGGGCTTGGTGGCCTGATGTGTTGTGCATAGATTCCCCCTGGGGGTCTCGGGACAGTGAAAGCCTTGGTGTGAGGGTCCGGCCTCGGGTGAACACAGGGGGCGTCCCCGGACCTGCCAGGGCTCGAGCTGAGGACTCTGAAGGAGGACAGAGGGGACGCCATTGATCCCCGCCCCTGCCATCAGCCCTGGGCAGTCCCGGGACGGAATGAGCACTTGGCAAGGAGTTTTGACTTCTGCCTCCAGGTCTCAGAGACACTGGGGACCTGGTGTAAGGGGCGGGGCCTAAAGAGGGCGGAGGGAAGAATCCCAGGACCTGCCGGGAGTCGAGGTGAGGaacctgagggaggaatgagcgGACCCTGGACCCCAGAAGagagggggccctggggaggcGATAGGGTGGGATGACCCCATGCAGCACTTCCTGACATCCGGGTCTCAGAGACCCTGGCGAGGGGTTAAAAGGGGCGGGGTctcagagaggctggggagggggtataAGGGGCGGGGTCTCAGGCGGGCACAGGAGAGAATCCCAGGTCCTGCGTGGAGTCAAGGTGAGGGCCCTGAGGGAGGACTGAGTGCAGCCTGGACCCCAGAACAGAGCTGGCCCTGGGAGGCCATAGGGTGGGATGAGCACAGCAGCACATCCTGACATCCGGGCCTCAGAAAAGCTGGGGACCTGGGATAAGGGGCAGGGTCTCATGAGGGCAGAGGGTAAAATGTCAGGTCCCTGGTGGACTAAGGTTAGAGCCCTTAGGCAGGACTGAGGGGACCCTGAGAGAGGACAAAAAGGACCCACCAGATCCCCGCCCTGGCAGGTGGCCGTGGGAGGCCCCGGGGCGGGATGAGCACAGTAGGCCTGTCCTGACGTCCTGACGTCCGGGCCTCTGAGAGACTGGCGCCCTGGTAGAAGGAGCAGGGACTCACACTGGCAGACGGGACAATCCCAGGTCCTGCCCAGAGTCCAGCCTGCACGCGAGGAAGCAAGGATTGAGGACGTTAGACCCCAACACAGGGAGGGATGCTTTGCCCTTCCACGGGGGCCTTGGAGGCGCCAGAGCACGGTCAGCAGATGAGATGTTTCCTGACTTCTGGCTCAGGGTCCTCGGGAGGTCAGGTGTTTGGTGTGAGGGGTGAGGCTTCAGGTCCGCAGAGGGTGGACTCCCAGGATCCCGAGGGCGGACTGAGCAGACCCCCAGCCCTGGTACAGGGGCCTCCACAGAAACCTGCCCCTGTGGTCAGTGCtgggaggccaggcaggatgtgaggaggaggtgaggacccAGAACGTCCCCATCCTAGGACCCTCGGGAGGCCCTGGACAGGTGCGGCCACATGTGGGGCCCCCTCACTGCTTTCTGTTCAGACCCGGGGTCTTGTTCTGAGTTTCCCCTCAGGCCCACAAAGGGGAGAGTCCAGGCCCTTAAGGGGAACGGTGAGCACTACGAGCCAGCCCCGAGGAGACCACCCACCCGAGAACTCAGAACTGGGGGGATCTCACAGAGTCCGGCCCATCCCTCCTACCAGCACCGAGGGGCCCAGGGCTGTGCCACAGTCTACACAAGAGGTGCCCCCTCCATCCCTCTTACAGGGGCTCCAGGAACCGGGAGGCGAAGGCCCAAGTCTGAGGACCGTGTCCTCAGGCCACAGAGCAGAGGAGGCCCAGGCAGTGCCAGGAGTCAAGGGGAGGTGCGTGCCCTGAGTGTGTACCCAGGGGCTCCCCCTCCCAGAACAGAGGGGACCCCACAACACCCGAGTCACCCCACCGTCCTGTTCAGCCCCAGAACTTGGGGCCGTGCTGGCTGCACCCTGAGGAgccccctcacttccttcttcaGGTTGGCAGGGGACAGGCCGCCCAGGAGGAGCGCCCCTGTGAGGCCCGAGGGCACCCCTGAAGACGAGACCTGTAAGTGACTCTTGTCAGAGCTGCCCGGGGTGCCTTTCTCCGCCGAGGCCGCTCACACGCCCTCTCTCCCCCAGGTCCGTGGTCCCTACCTGTCGCCCCTGCCCACACTCCCGTCGGCGGCCCGACCCCAGTCATCATGCCCCTGGTCGAGATGAGTGAGCTCCGCCAGCCGGAGGCAGACTTTCAGACCCCAGTCCCGGCCCAGGGCCTGGTGGAGGCACAGCTGttgggggctgagggggaggaggCCGTATCCCCCTCGTCCTCCTCTTCTTACTCTGACCTGTTCCTGGGCACCTCGGAGGAGGTGGCTGATGCTGGAGAACCCAGTCccccccagagcccctcccccactgccagggCCACCCCTCCATGGAGCCAATGTGAAGACGACGGCCTCAGCCCCCAAGATGAGGAAGGGCCGAGCACCTGGCATGACCAGGAAGATGTGCTCCAACATGCTCTATGTCAGAAGGTGGATGAACTGGTGGCGTTCCTGCTGTTCAAGCATCAGACCAAGGAGTCGACCACAAAGGCAGAAATGCTGACCATCCTCAAAGATTACCAGGACCACTTCCCCATGGTCTTCAGGCGAGCCTCCGAGGACATGCGGCTGATCCTTGGCCTCGACGTGAAGGAAGTGGACCCCAGCAATCACTCCTATGTCCTcgtccccaccctgggcctcaccTACGATGGGATGCTGAGTGACAGGCCGAGCATGCCCAAGACCGGCCTCCTGGTGCTGCTCCTGGGCCTGATCCTCCTGGAGGCCGACTCTGTTGCCCCTGAGGAGGTGGTCTGGGGAGCACTTAGCAAGATAGATGTGTGTGCCGGGAGGGAGCACTACATCTATGGGGAGCCCAGGGAGCTCCTCACCAAAGTGTGGGTGCAGGAGGGCTACGTGGAGTACCGGCAGGTGCCCCACAGCGACCCCGCCCGCTACGAGTTCCTCTGGGGTCCCCGGGCCTACGCGGAGACCAGCAAGTGTCAGGTCCTGGAGCATCTGCACAGGGTCAGTGAATGGGATCCCAGGTCCTTCCCATCCCTGTCTGCAGAGGGTGTGAGCGACGAGGAACAGGGAGCCTGAGCCAGAGCAGCAGCCAGGCTCCTTCCAGGCCCGCGTCCAGCAGCTTCTCctgtggggcaggaagggaggctgaTCCTTCACTCTGAGTTTGAAGAGGGAGTGGTCAGCCTTCTAAGCAGTGAGGGCCCGGGCAAGTTGGGGCAACCCGGTGTAGcatctttgttttcctgttttctaagaTGACATGGAAATTCATCTGTTTCCTTtagtgatttttcaaatgttgttctttttcatagaagatgttttaaatgccaatactttgtattttttatacaatttttaaaggttacattcaATTTACAGTTGTTACCAAATATTGGCTCtactccccgtgttgtacaatacatccttgtagcccgTCTTACACCCCAAAGTTTGTGCCTCCCAGTCCTCCATCCCTGTAGTGCCCCTCCCTCATCCCTACTGAtaagcactagtttgttctctgtatctttgagtctgcttcttttttgatatattcactagtttgttgtattttttagattccacatatgagtgatatcgtgCATTATTTGCCGTTCCCTTAAGtaagtctgacttacttcacttagcatgttgccctccaagtccatccatgttgctgcaaaaggcaaaaggcaaaagtttgttccttttttatggctgagtagtagtccattgtacatatacagtacctgttctttatccattcatttgtcgatggacacttaggtagcttccgtatctttgcaattgtaaataatgcttctatgagcattggggtgcatggatcttttcgAGTTAGTGGGGTTTTGaggggatatatacccaggagtggaattgcaggatcctatggtagttctgtttttagttttttgagaaacctctatgctgttttccccagtggctgcaccaatctacattctcCCAACagcgtacaagggttcccttttctccacatcctcacctacatttgttatttgtgttcttttccatgatagccattctgactaggtgtgaggtgatatctctttgtggatTTGACTTGCAgttgcctgatgattagtgatgtggaggatcatttcatgtgcctgttggccatctgcattttctccttgaaaaaatgtctattcagttcttctgcccatgtttgtaattgggttgtttgttttcttgatgttgagttgtatgagctgtttatatatattggatattaatcctttgtcagtcacttcagctgcaaatcttttctcccattcagtaggttgtcttttagttttgtcagtggtttcctttgttgtgcaaaaaagcttttaagtttagttaggtcccatttgtttatttttccttttacttcttttccttaggagatagatccaaaaacatattgctgtgatttatgtcaaagagtgttctgcctgtgtttccctctaggagttttatagtatccggtcttacatttaggcctttaccctattttgcatttatttttgtttatgctgttggacaatggtctaatttcattcttttacatgtagctgttcagttctctcagcaccacttattgaagagactgtcttttctccagtgtctaCTGTATTCCTGCCtagtttgttgtagattaattgaccataggtgcgtgggtttatttctttgctttctatcctgttccattgatctatttgtctgtttttgtgccagtaccatactgctttgattactgtagctttatactgTAGTGTGAAACcagggagtatgattcctccagctctgttgttctttctcaagattgttttggctcttcagggtcttttgtgtttccatagaaaatttaaaattatttgttcaaattctgtgtaaaatgccaagagtattttcataggaattgcattgattgCAGTTCTGTAGGTTGacttgagtagtatggtcattttaacactaCTGATGCTTCCAATTCAAGAATGCAAtgttatctttccatctgtttgtgttgtcttcagtttctttcaccactgttatacttttcagtgtacaggtcttttgcctccttaggtaggtttattcctaggtattctatcattgtgatgcaatggtaaatgagatagtttccttaatttctctgatactttgtttttagtgtatacaaaggcaactgatttctgtatattaataatagtatttaataaGCTTCAGTTTCTACGTTTGTGAATGGTATTGACCACATATATTTGTACTGATCCAATACAAGGCTGAATTTTGGTATTTGTAAAATCAACTGGGAAACATTCCTTCATAGTTTGTGATCCCAACCTAGATAACACAGCATTGCAATAGGAGTTTACTTGGAAATGTGAAAGTAATTACCAGTACAATTCATGGCCACCGGGTTGTTCTTCGGGACACCACGTCGTCGGCTCAGTGGTGCGTGCCCTGCTGTGGGACTGTCCTGTGCCCAccacagggcagggccaggccccaggCATGTGGGCCAtagggggaggggcttccctgagggGAGCAGGCATTGCCAGCACACATCGTCCTGGAGAGAGGCCACATGTGGGGCCCTCAGGAAGGGAGACTGGGGGGGGGATGGAGGGCCGATGGGTGGGGTGTAGCGGAGGCACCTTGTTGGGGACCCCGGGGGGGGGGAACCCGTGGGGTCCGGTGGCCGTTAGAAGTTCCTCTCTGTGTTATCATGNNNNNNNNNNNNNAGACCCCAGTCCCGGCCCAGGGCCTGGTGGAGGCACAGCTGttgggggctgagggggaggaggCCGTATCCCCCTCGTCCTCCTCTTCTTACTCTGACCTGTTCCTGGGCACCTCGGAGGAGGTGGCTGATGCTGGAGAACCCCAGTCccccccagagcccctcccccactgccagggCCACCCCTCCATGGAGCCAATGTGAAGACGACGGCCTCAGCCCCCAAGATGAGGAAGGGCCGAGCACCTGGCATGACCAGGAAGATGTGCTCCAACATGCTCTATGTCAGAAGGTGGATGAACTGGTGGCGTTCCTGCTGTTCAAGCATCAGACCAAGGAGTCGACCACAAAGGCAGAAATGCTGACCATCCTCAAAGATTACCAGGACCACTTCCCCATGGTCTTCAGGCGAGCCTCCGAGGACATGCGGCTGATCCTTGGCCTCGACGTGAAGGAAGTGGACCCCAGCAATCACTCCTATGTCCTcgtccccaccctgggcctcaccTACGATGGGATGCTGAGTGACAGGCCGAGCATGCCCAAGACCGGCCTCCTGGTGCTGCCTCCTGGGCCTGATCCTCCTGGAGGCCGACTCTGTTGCCCCTGAGGAGGTGGTCTGGGGAGCACTTAGCAAGATAGATGTGTGTGCCGGGAGGGAGCACTACATCTATGGGGAGCCCAGGGAGCTCCTCACCAAAGTGTGGGTGCAGGAGGGCTACGTGGAGTACCGGCAGGTGCCCCACAGCGACCCCGCCCGCTACGAGTTCCTCTGGGGTCCCCGGGCCTACGCGGAGACCAGCAAGTGTCAGGTCCTGGAGCATCTGCACAGGGTCAGTGAATGGGATCCCAGGTCCTTCCCATCCCTGTCTGCAGAGGGTGTGAGCGACGAGGAACAGGGAGCCTGAGCCAGAGCAGCAGCCAGGCTCCTTCCAGGCCCGCGTCCAGCAGCTTCTCctgtggggcaggaagggaggctgaTCCTTCACTCTGAGTTTGAAGAGGGAGTGGTCAGCCTTCTAAGCAGTGAGGGCCCGGGCAAGTTGGGGCAACCCGGTGTAGcatctttgttttcctgttttctaagaTGACATGGAAATTCATCTGTTTCCTTtagtgatttttcaaatgttgttctttttcatagaagatgttttaaatgccaatactttgtattttttatacaatttttaaaggttacattcaATTTACAGTTGTTACCAAATATTGGCTCtactccccgtgttgtacaatacatccttgtagcccgTCTTACACCCCAAAGTTTGTGCCTCCCAGTCCTCCATCCCTGTAGTGCCCCTCCCTCATCCCTACTGAtaagcactagtttgttctctgtatctttgagtctgcttcttttttgatatattcactagtttgttgtattttttagattccacatatgagtgatatcgtgCATTATTTGCCGTTCCCTTAAGtaagtctgacttacttcacttagcatgttgccctccaagtccatccatgttgctgcaaaaggcaaaaggcaaaagtttgttccttttttatggctgagtagtagtccattgtacatatacagtacctgttctttatccattcatttgtcgatggacacttaggtagcttccgtatctttgcaattgtaaataatgcttctatgagcattggggtgcatg
Above is a window of Mesoplodon densirostris isolate mMesDen1 chromosome X, mMesDen1 primary haplotype, whole genome shotgun sequence DNA encoding:
- the LOC132482509 gene encoding melanoma-associated antigen 10-like, with the protein product MSELRQPEADFQTPVPAQGLVEAQLLGAEGEEAVSPSSSSSYSDLPQDEEGPSTWHDQEDVLQHALCQKVDELVAFLLFKHQTKESTTKAEMLTILKDYQDHFPMVFRRASEDMRLILGLDVKEVDPSNHSYVLVPTLGLTYDGMLSDRPSMPKTGLLVLLLGLILLEADSVAPEEVVWGALSKIDVCAGREHYIYGEPRELLTKVWVQEGYVEYRQVPHSDPARYEFLWGPRAYAETSKCQVLEHLHRVSEWDPRSFPSLSAEGVSDEEQGA
- the LOC132482636 gene encoding melanoma-associated antigen 10-like, whose protein sequence is MLENPSPPQSPSPTARATPPWSQCEDDGLSPQDEEGPSTWHDQEDVLQHALCQKVDELVAFLLFKHQTKESTTKAEMLTILKDYQDHFPMVFRRASEDMRLILGLDVKEVDPSNHSYVLVPTLGLTYDGMLSDRPSMPKTGLLEVVWGALSKIDVCAGREHYIYGEPRELLTKVWVQEGYVEYRQVPHSDPARYEFLWGPRAYAETSKCQVLEHLHRVSEWDPRSFPSLSAEGVSDEEQGA